GACCTCGACGGGGCCGGTGACCTCGATATCTTGCGCGAGCGGCGGCGTGGAGTACACGAGCACGTCCGGGCGGGCCTCGACCGTCTGCTGGTCGCGCGGGCCGGCGTTGGCGGCGATGTAGAGGCCGGGCAGGAAGGTCGTGCCGCCGACGGTCGGCGCCGGGTCGCGCGGATCGTAGGTGTAGACGTCGGGCGGCTCGTTCGCGGCCGGCGCCTCGCCCAGCGTGCCGTTGCCCGCGGCCGAGTTGGCGCGGCCCTGGCCGTGCAGGTAGAACGGCGTGAACCGCGTGCGGGCGAGCGGCCACTCCTGCTCGTCGCGCCAGACACCTTCGCCCATGACAAACAGGCGCACCGGTGGCTCGCGATCGACGCCGTTGTCGATGCCTTTCAGCCAGCGGTCGAACCAGCGGATCTGCATGCCGGCCAGGTTCATGAAGGCCATGTCCGCGGCGCTGCCGTGCGTGTACTCCGCATACGCGCCGGAGTAGGCGCCGTGCGCCCAGGGCGCGATCAGCAACCGCTGGTGGGCGCGGGCCGCGGCGCTGCCGCCGCGCTCGCGCATGCCGAGATAGTTCTCCAGCGTGCCGCCGAGGAAGAGGTCGTACCAGCCGCCAACATGAAACGCCGGCACGTCGATCCGCTCGTAGCGATCAGCGATGCGCCACTGCCGCCAGTACTCGTCCAGCGATTCGTGCTCCAGCCAGTCGAAGAAGTACAGCGCCGTGCGCTCTAATTCGGGCATCTGCTGCAGCGGCAGGCGCTTGTAGAGGTTCTGCACGTCGTCCACGGCGCGCAGCAGCTCGGCCACGCGCTTCGATCCGTCGCCCGTGCCCTTGCTCTGCCGCAGCGCTGCTTCGGGCGAGAGCAATAGCGCCCAGAGCAGGGCAAAGCCGAGGTGCAGGGCGCCGCCCCGGTAGGTCCAGCCCTCGTAATAGTCGGAGGCGGTGACGACAGGGAAGATCGCCTTCAGGTGCGGCGGCGTTGCCGTCGCGGCGAGCCACTGCGTCGCGCCGAAGTACGAGCCGCCGGTCATGCCGACGTTGCCGCTGGACCAGGGCTGCGCGGCGCACCACTCGACTGTGTCGTAGCCGTCCTGCGCCTCGTCGCGGAAGGGGTAGAAGTCGCCCTCGCTGGCGAAGCGGCCGCGCGTGTCCTGATGCACGACGGCGTAGCCCGCGAGCGCCAGCCGGTTCGCCTCGGCGTAGGTCTGCATCGAGAGCATCGACTTGCCGTAGGGCAGCCGCACGAGAATCACGGGCAGCCGCGCATCGCCGTCGGGCCGGGTCACGTCAGCGCGCAGCGTCACGCCGTCGCGCATCGGCACGGGCACGTCCTTGTCGATGATCAGCCTCATCGTGCTTCCCTCCGTAGGCGTCCAGTCGGCGGTGCCGGTGCCTCCGGCCCGCGCAGAGCGTACCCTGAGCAGGCTGTGTTCGCACAAACCAGCCGTCCGCCCCGCTCCTCCGACCACTCGCCACTCGCTCTGACGCACGGCTGCCTGCTGCCGACTGACCCGATACCCTGCTACGATGCGATCACGGCGCGGGCGGTAAGGTCGCCGGCAGGAGCGCACGGTGGTTCTCAGCGACCGCACCATTCGCGAGGAGATGCAGGCCGGCCGGCTCGTGCTCGCGCCTTTCGAGCGGGCCGAGATCCAGCCCGCCAGCGTGGATGTCCGCCTCGATCGCTCGTTCCGTGTCTTTCGCAACTCGCGCTACGCTTACATCGACGTGCGCAAGCCGATGGACGACCTGACCGAGCTGGTCGAGGTCGCGGACGACGATCCCTTTATCCTCCATCCCGGCGAGTTCGTGCTCGGCAGCACGCTCGAATGCCTGACACTGCCCGACGACATCGTCGCCCGCGTGGAAGGCAAGAGCTCGCTCGGGCGGCTTGGCCTGCTGGTGCATGCTACCGCGGGTTACGTCGATCCCGGCTGGTACGGCAACCTGACGCTGGAGCTGTCGAACGTCGCCAACCTGCCGATCACGCTCTACTACGGCATGAAGATCGGCCAGCTTTCGTTTGAACGCATGTCCACACCGGTCGAGCGGCCGTACGGCTCGGCGGCGCTGGGCAGCAAGTACCAGGGTCAGCGGCTGCCGACCGCCAGCCGCTCGTACCAGGACTGGCAGAATGGCCGCGCCCACTGACAGCCGCACCGCCGCGCGCCCACCCACCGCGTTCATGCGGCGCGCCCTGGAGCTTGCCGCCTCGGTCTACGCCACGACCAGCCCGAACCCCTGTGTCGGCGCCGTGCTGGTGCGCGAGGGCCGCATCGTGGGCGAGGGCGCCACGCAGCCGGGCGGCACGCCGCACGCCGAGGGCACGGCGCTGCAAGCGGCGGGCGAGGCGGCGCACGGCGCCACGCTGTACGTCACGTTGGAGCCGCACAACTTCCAGGGCCGCACGCCGCCATGCACCGACGCCCTGATCGCCGCCGGCGTCGCCGAGGTGCACTGCGCGTTGATCGACCCGGACGAACACGTGCGCGGGCGGGGCCTGGCGCAATTGCGCGCCGCCG
Above is a window of Dehalococcoidia bacterium DNA encoding:
- a CDS encoding CocE/NonD family hydrolase, which gives rise to MRLIIDKDVPVPMRDGVTLRADVTRPDGDARLPVILVRLPYGKSMLSMQTYAEANRLALAGYAVVHQDTRGRFASEGDFYPFRDEAQDGYDTVEWCAAQPWSSGNVGMTGGSYFGATQWLAATATPPHLKAIFPVVTASDYYEGWTYRGGALHLGFALLWALLLSPEAALRQSKGTGDGSKRVAELLRAVDDVQNLYKRLPLQQMPELERTALYFFDWLEHESLDEYWRQWRIADRYERIDVPAFHVGGWYDLFLGGTLENYLGMRERGGSAAARAHQRLLIAPWAHGAYSGAYAEYTHGSAADMAFMNLAGMQIRWFDRWLKGIDNGVDREPPVRLFVMGEGVWRDEQEWPLARTRFTPFYLHGQGRANSAAGNGTLGEAPAANEPPDVYTYDPRDPAPTVGGTTFLPGLYIAANAGPRDQQTVEARPDVLVYSTPPLAQDIEVTGPVEVVLYASTTAPDTDWTAKLVDVHEDGFARILCDGILRARYRYGLEKAEPVQPGAVEEYVIDLWATSNLFRAGHRIRLEISSSNFPHFDRNLNTGGRLGAESLAEAKPALQTVFHDAAHPSHLLLPIIPR
- the dcd gene encoding dCTP deaminase yields the protein MVLSDRTIREEMQAGRLVLAPFERAEIQPASVDVRLDRSFRVFRNSRYAYIDVRKPMDDLTELVEVADDDPFILHPGEFVLGSTLECLTLPDDIVARVEGKSSLGRLGLLVHATAGYVDPGWYGNLTLELSNVANLPITLYYGMKIGQLSFERMSTPVERPYGSAALGSKYQGQRLPTASRSYQDWQNGRAH
- the ribD gene encoding bifunctional diaminohydroxyphosphoribosylaminopyrimidine deaminase/5-amino-6-(5-phosphoribosylamino)uracil reductase RibD, yielding MAAPTDSRTAARPPTAFMRRALELAASVYATTSPNPCVGAVLVREGRIVGEGATQPGGTPHAEGTALQAAGEAAHGATLYVTLEPHNFQGRTPPCTDALIAAGVAEVHCALIDPDEHVRGRGLAQLRAAGLGVELGEGEAESRKLLEGYIKHRLTGLPLVKAKFAASLDGKIAAKTGDARWVSGGDTRELTHRE